A genomic segment from Coccinella septempunctata chromosome 3, icCocSept1.1, whole genome shotgun sequence encodes:
- the LOC123310465 gene encoding ATP-dependent DNA helicase DDX11 isoform X1 has product MEMVEDKSLECPEKFDFPFPPYDIQNDFMKALYQTIENKKFGIFESPTGTGKSLSIICGATRWLKDHNEAQRKVLSDLVEQYQVEKEKLSKETTDWLILQSKEIEISRKLDRIRFQLNKILDYEDCIKKIIQSVRNKEVNYKERKFQGMKRIKSSLDESKITENIDDEMLVANEIEDEIFEEEDEDEDDDKYEPVKIYICSRTHSQLAQFVGEIVKSPFGKDVRAVSLGSRQVYCINPEVKRLKSMALINERCLDMQKKSVKSKKDEDGKTLKKQRTETKQCPYYKPQNIEDLRSVSLAEVLDVEDLIVAGKELKACPYYASRKAVDDSEIVLIPYNTLLHKATREANGIKLKNNVVIVDEAHNLLESLAQMHNSEVNFLQIDYAYRQLSGYKMRFATRFSSANLLMINQLIFVIKKLKNFLDKNSEVIRETKTEIFTVGNFVLTAEIDNFNLFKLIKFVKNTKISQKIHHYALKYPDDEISSNKPAKGLKSFLTSLSSSNKQAPKTPVEPETSEKKPQEVAPVNPLLSVISFLESLTYSYEDGRVMMVQDTDLKSKKFQFLLLNPSSQFTDIVKEARSVIVAGGTMKPIGEFKNRLFISSGVALDKIVEFSCDHIISPDNILPIIVNKGLQDQNLYFNFENRMKLGPNIRHILEEACKKVEGGIVVFFPSYHYENWVWEQLKDVSFGRPVFREPKNSGSVEAVLEKYAAAIKRSRKTGALLFSVVGGKLSEGLNFSDDLGRCVIVVGMPYANIKAADLKEKMNYLNEKEGTGAGNEFYENLCMKSVNQCIGRAVRHKNDYAVVLLIDERYNRTSTKNALPGWIKRSLQVSNSTGAFKLIEKVVCFSYSLISIK; this is encoded by the exons ATGGAAATGGTTGAAGATAAATCTCTTGAATGTCCAGAGAAGTTCGATTTTCCTTTTCCTCCATatgatattcaaaatgatttcatGAAGGCTTTGTATCAAaccattgaaaataaaaaattcggaATTTTTGAAAGTCCAACAGGCACT GGAAAATCCCTCAGTATTATTTGTGGAGCCACTCGATGGCTGAAAGATCATAATGAAGCTCAAAGAAAAGTACTGTCTGACTTGGTTGAGCAATATCAGGTGGAAAAAGAGAAGTTATCAAAAGAAACTACCGATTGGCTGATTTTACAATCAAAAGAAATCGAGATCAGCAGAAAATTAGATCGAATACGATTCCAGTTAAATAAGATACTTGATTACGAAGATTGTATTAAGAAAATCATTCAGTCTGTAAGAAATAAAGAGGTCAATTACAAGGAACGAAAATTTCAAGGCATGAAACGGATCAAAAGTTCTCTAGATGAAtcaaaaataacagaaaatatcgatgatgAGATGTTGGTGGCTAatgaaattgaagatgaaattttcgaagaaGAGGACGAGGATGAAGATGATGATAAATATGAGCCTGTTAAG ATTTACATTTGTAGCAGAACTCATTCTCAGTTAGCCCAATTTGTGGGAGAGATAGTGAAATCGCCTTTTGGAAAAGATGTTAGAGCAGTTTCCCTGGGATCAAGACAAGTGTACTGTATTAATCCAGAAGTGAAGAGACTGAAGAGTATGGCATTGATAAATGAGAG GTGTCTtgatatgcaaaaaaaatcagtgaaatccAAAAAAGATGAGGACGGTAAGACTTTGAAGAAGCAACGTACTGAAACTAAACAATGTCCGTATTATAAACCCCAGAATATAGAGGATTTAAGGAGTGTTTCTCTCGCTGAAGTATTAGACGTTGAAGATTTGATTGTGGCTGGTAAAGAATTGAAGGCATGTCCTTATTATGCTAGTCGAAAAGCTGTAGACGATTCAGAGATAGTACTTATTCCCTATAATACACTATTACATAAAGCCACTAGGGAAGCTAATG gcataaaattgaaaaataatgttgtAATAGTTGATGAAGCTCACAATCTACTCGAATCTTTAGCGCAAATGCACAACAGTGAAGTGAATTTCCTTCAAATAGATTATGCTTACAGACAGTTGAGTGGTTACAAAATGAGATTTGCTACCAGATTTTCCTCAGCAAATCTTTTGATGATAAATCAACTCATTTTCGttatcaaaaaactgaagaacttTCTAG ataaaaattctgAGGTTATAAGAGAAACCAAGACTGAGATATTTACTGTTGGGAATTTTGTGTTGACGGCAGAAATCGACAATTTCAACTTGTTCAAACTGATCAAATTcgtgaaaaatacgaaaatttcTCAAAAG ATTCATCACTATGCCTTGAAGTATCCAGATGACGAAATTTCTTCAAACAAACCAGCTAAAGGACTGAAAAGTTTCTTAACGAGTTTGAGTAGTAGTAACAAACAAGCACCGAAGACTCCTGTCGAACCCGAAACATCTGAAAAGAAGCCGCAAGAAGTGGCCCCAGTGAATCCCCTATTATCTGTGATTTCATTTTTAGAATCCCTCACTTATTCTTACGAAGACGGAAGAGTTATGATGGTTCAGGATACTGACCTCAAAAgcaagaaatttcaatttctcttgCTCAATCCATCTTCCCAGTTTACAGATATTGTGAAGGAAGCACGATCT GTGATTGTGGCTGGTGGAACCATGAAACCCATAGGAGAATTTAAAAATAGACTATTCATATCATCTGGTGTTGCTCTAGATAAAATCGTTGAATTTTCCTGTGATCATATAATTTCACCGGATAATATCCTGCCCATTATTGTTAACAAGGGTTTGCAAGATCAGAatctatattttaattttgagaATAGGATGAAACTG GGGCCAAATATAAGACATATACTAGAGGAAGCATGTAAAAAAGTAGAGGGAGGAATTGTTGTATTCTTTCCCTCGTACCATTATGAGAATTGGGTTTGGGAACAGCTGAAAGATGTTTCTTTTGGGAGGCCTGTCTTCAGAGAACCTAAAAATTCAGGATCCGTCGAAGCAGTGCTGGAGAAATATGCTGCAGCAATCAAAAGATCCAGGAAAACAGGAGCGCTGTTATTTAGTGTAGTAG GGGGTAAATTGAGCGAAGGGCTTAATTTTTCTGATGATCTAGGACGATGCGTTATAGTTGTCGGCATGCCTTATGCCAACATCAAGGCGGcagatttgaaagaaaaaatgaacTACTTGAATGAAAAAGAG GGCACTGGGGCTGGAAATGAGTTCTATGAGAATTTATGCATGAAATCGGTAAACCAATGCATAGGGAGAGCAGTTAGACATAAAAACGATTATGCCGTGGTATTGTTGATAGATGAGAGATATAATAGAACTTCAACGAAGAATGCTTTACCTGGATGGATAAAAAGAAGCTTACAAGTCAGTAATTCGACTGGTGCTTTTAAATTAATTGAGAAG GTTGTTTGTTTTTcatattctcttatttcaataaagtaa
- the LOC123310465 gene encoding ATP-dependent DNA helicase DDX11 isoform X2: MEMVEDKSLECPEKFDFPFPPYDIQNDFMKALYQTIENKKFGIFESPTGTGKSLSIICGATRWLKDHNEAQRKVLSDLVEQYQVEKEKLSKETTDWLILQSKEIEISRKLDRIRFQLNKILDYEDCIKKIIQSVRNKEVNYKERKFQGMKRIKSSLDESKITENIDDEMLVANEIEDEIFEEEDEDEDDDKYEPVKIYICSRTHSQLAQFVGEIVKSPFGKDVRAVSLGSRQVYCINPEVKRLKSMALINERCLDMQKKSVKSKKDEDGKTLKKQRTETKQCPYYKPQNIEDLRSVSLAEVLDVEDLIVAGKELKACPYYASRKAVDDSEIVLIPYNTLLHKATREANGIKLKNNVVIVDEAHNLLESLAQMHNSEVNFLQIDYAYRQLSGYKMRFATRFSSANLLMINQLIFVIKKLKNFLDKNSEVIRETKTEIFTVGNFVLTAEIDNFNLFKLIKFVKNTKISQKIHHYALKYPDDEISSNKPAKGLKSFLTSLSSSNKQAPKTPVEPETSEKKPQEVAPVNPLLSVISFLESLTYSYEDGRVMMVQDTDLKSKKFQFLLLNPSSQFTDIVKEARSVIVAGGTMKPIGEFKNRLFISSGVALDKIVEFSCDHIISPDNILPIIVNKGLQDQNLYFNFENRMKLGPNIRHILEEACKKVEGGIVVFFPSYHYENWVWEQLKDVSFGRPVFREPKNSGSVEAVLEKYAAAIKRSRKTGALLFSVVGGKLSEGLNFSDDLGRCVIVVGMPYANIKAADLKEKMNYLNEKEGTGAGNEFYENLCMKSVNQCIGRAVRHKNDYAVVLLIDERYNRTSTKNALPGWIKRSLQVSNSTGAFKLIEKFFQLKNN; this comes from the exons ATGGAAATGGTTGAAGATAAATCTCTTGAATGTCCAGAGAAGTTCGATTTTCCTTTTCCTCCATatgatattcaaaatgatttcatGAAGGCTTTGTATCAAaccattgaaaataaaaaattcggaATTTTTGAAAGTCCAACAGGCACT GGAAAATCCCTCAGTATTATTTGTGGAGCCACTCGATGGCTGAAAGATCATAATGAAGCTCAAAGAAAAGTACTGTCTGACTTGGTTGAGCAATATCAGGTGGAAAAAGAGAAGTTATCAAAAGAAACTACCGATTGGCTGATTTTACAATCAAAAGAAATCGAGATCAGCAGAAAATTAGATCGAATACGATTCCAGTTAAATAAGATACTTGATTACGAAGATTGTATTAAGAAAATCATTCAGTCTGTAAGAAATAAAGAGGTCAATTACAAGGAACGAAAATTTCAAGGCATGAAACGGATCAAAAGTTCTCTAGATGAAtcaaaaataacagaaaatatcgatgatgAGATGTTGGTGGCTAatgaaattgaagatgaaattttcgaagaaGAGGACGAGGATGAAGATGATGATAAATATGAGCCTGTTAAG ATTTACATTTGTAGCAGAACTCATTCTCAGTTAGCCCAATTTGTGGGAGAGATAGTGAAATCGCCTTTTGGAAAAGATGTTAGAGCAGTTTCCCTGGGATCAAGACAAGTGTACTGTATTAATCCAGAAGTGAAGAGACTGAAGAGTATGGCATTGATAAATGAGAG GTGTCTtgatatgcaaaaaaaatcagtgaaatccAAAAAAGATGAGGACGGTAAGACTTTGAAGAAGCAACGTACTGAAACTAAACAATGTCCGTATTATAAACCCCAGAATATAGAGGATTTAAGGAGTGTTTCTCTCGCTGAAGTATTAGACGTTGAAGATTTGATTGTGGCTGGTAAAGAATTGAAGGCATGTCCTTATTATGCTAGTCGAAAAGCTGTAGACGATTCAGAGATAGTACTTATTCCCTATAATACACTATTACATAAAGCCACTAGGGAAGCTAATG gcataaaattgaaaaataatgttgtAATAGTTGATGAAGCTCACAATCTACTCGAATCTTTAGCGCAAATGCACAACAGTGAAGTGAATTTCCTTCAAATAGATTATGCTTACAGACAGTTGAGTGGTTACAAAATGAGATTTGCTACCAGATTTTCCTCAGCAAATCTTTTGATGATAAATCAACTCATTTTCGttatcaaaaaactgaagaacttTCTAG ataaaaattctgAGGTTATAAGAGAAACCAAGACTGAGATATTTACTGTTGGGAATTTTGTGTTGACGGCAGAAATCGACAATTTCAACTTGTTCAAACTGATCAAATTcgtgaaaaatacgaaaatttcTCAAAAG ATTCATCACTATGCCTTGAAGTATCCAGATGACGAAATTTCTTCAAACAAACCAGCTAAAGGACTGAAAAGTTTCTTAACGAGTTTGAGTAGTAGTAACAAACAAGCACCGAAGACTCCTGTCGAACCCGAAACATCTGAAAAGAAGCCGCAAGAAGTGGCCCCAGTGAATCCCCTATTATCTGTGATTTCATTTTTAGAATCCCTCACTTATTCTTACGAAGACGGAAGAGTTATGATGGTTCAGGATACTGACCTCAAAAgcaagaaatttcaatttctcttgCTCAATCCATCTTCCCAGTTTACAGATATTGTGAAGGAAGCACGATCT GTGATTGTGGCTGGTGGAACCATGAAACCCATAGGAGAATTTAAAAATAGACTATTCATATCATCTGGTGTTGCTCTAGATAAAATCGTTGAATTTTCCTGTGATCATATAATTTCACCGGATAATATCCTGCCCATTATTGTTAACAAGGGTTTGCAAGATCAGAatctatattttaattttgagaATAGGATGAAACTG GGGCCAAATATAAGACATATACTAGAGGAAGCATGTAAAAAAGTAGAGGGAGGAATTGTTGTATTCTTTCCCTCGTACCATTATGAGAATTGGGTTTGGGAACAGCTGAAAGATGTTTCTTTTGGGAGGCCTGTCTTCAGAGAACCTAAAAATTCAGGATCCGTCGAAGCAGTGCTGGAGAAATATGCTGCAGCAATCAAAAGATCCAGGAAAACAGGAGCGCTGTTATTTAGTGTAGTAG GGGGTAAATTGAGCGAAGGGCTTAATTTTTCTGATGATCTAGGACGATGCGTTATAGTTGTCGGCATGCCTTATGCCAACATCAAGGCGGcagatttgaaagaaaaaatgaacTACTTGAATGAAAAAGAG GGCACTGGGGCTGGAAATGAGTTCTATGAGAATTTATGCATGAAATCGGTAAACCAATGCATAGGGAGAGCAGTTAGACATAAAAACGATTATGCCGTGGTATTGTTGATAGATGAGAGATATAATAGAACTTCAACGAAGAATGCTTTACCTGGATGGATAAAAAGAAGCTTACAAGTCAGTAATTCGACTGGTGCTTTTAAATTAATTGAGAAG tttttccagctgaaaaataattga
- the LOC123310469 gene encoding uncharacterized protein LOC123310469: MSLSIFRTMHKIRPFSSSRRTFTAGKIIFNKSSVPSSSQIIDVPGLSSKCLNVPATPVGPGAAKNTNYKNPEYFCYDKNSYFEAEVEMLKFRCEQPSTKVPYYQEKK, encoded by the coding sequence ATGTCTCTAAGTATTTTCCGAACTATGCATAAAATTAGACCATTCTCAAGTTCCAGAAGGACATTCACAGccggaaaaataatattcaacaaaTCTTCCGTCCCTTCCAGTAGTCAAATTATTGATGTTCCAGGTCTGAGCTCTAAATGTCTCAACGTCCCTGCCACCCCTGTAGGCCCCGGAGCAGCTAAGAATACAAATTACAAAAATCCAGAATACTTTTGTTATGATAAAAATAGTTACTTCGAGGCAGAGGTTGAAATGTTGAAATTCCGCTGTGAGCAACCTTCCACAAAAGTACCTTACTACCAAGAAAAGAAGTAG
- the LOC123310468 gene encoding ragulator complex protein LAMTOR1 — MGCCYSYFCNDDRSSHGGDINERTHLLIDPVSSNCNVQRANSEDILSRNSNNLQKKTDEQSALNKILQEFAVNVIDVGALNSHNLQQNEYIERMRHYDSRVQQCNKSKLMTRKKCILQDIPTTDKILGVDSLSTEDVQMINTIMNNGADAVKVIKVEHKEDLVVELC, encoded by the exons ATGGGTTGTTGTTACAGTTATTTTTGCAATGATGACCGATCATCTCAC GGAGGCGATATAAATGAACGTACACATTTATTGATTGACCCTGTATCGAGTAATTGTAACGTGCAAAGGGCAAACAG TGAGGATATCCTTTCGAGAAATTCTAATAATCTACAAAAAAAGACTGATGAACAATCTGCACTGAATAAGATATTACAGGAATTCGCGGT AAATGTTATCGATGTAGGTGCTTTAAATTCTCATAATCTCCAACAGAATGAATACATTGAGAGAATGAGGCATTATGATTCTCGGGTGCAACAGTGTAATAAGTCTAAGCTCATGACTAGAAAAAAGTGTATTTTACAAGATATTCCTACAACAGATAAAATTCTAGGTGTTGATTCTCTTTCTACTGAGGATGTTCAAATG ATAAATACTATAATGAACAATGGGGCAGATGCAGTCAAAGTGATCAAAGTAGAGCACAAAGAAGATCTTGTTGTCGAATTGTGTTAA
- the LOC123310467 gene encoding protein YIPF1, producing the protein MTNLQEVPTEELLSFHDYPVVHQNSNVGSNAEQAQINITINNDDFQVNNLNDDPLERDTEESQNKIYSIWSIEYYQRFFNVDTKDVTDRLLASVTPLPDYSLRHHMLEKPDLYGPFWISMTLIFTIAISGNISNYLQHDERYHWRYDFKLVSYAATVIWIYVMLVPISLWAFLKWSVESPFNDGEVLKTPGLLELICIYGYSLFIYIPVSILWSIQILYLQWILALSSAALSGSVLMLTLMPSLRASKHKLFLILSVISCHLLLAAGFMLYFFKAHDNKVVVEVLAQNVTKVVTEVLKSTKAS; encoded by the exons ATGACGAATTTACAAGAAGTTCCAACGGAAGAACTCTTGTCGTTCCATGATTACCCCGTGGTACATCAAAATTCAAATGTAGGGAGTAATGCTGAACAAGCTCAAATAAACATTACGATCAATAATGATGATTTCCAAGTAAATAACTTGAATGACGATCCCTTGGAGAGGGATACAGAAG AGTCGCAAAATAAGATATACTCTATATGGTCAATTGAATATTATCAAAGATTCTTTAATGTTGACACGAAGGACGTTACAGATAGACTATTAGCCTCAGTTACACCTTTACCAGATTATTCACTGAGGCATCATATGTTGGAAAAACCAGATCTCTATGGACCCTTTTGGATTTCCATGACTTTGATTTTCACCATAGCCATTAGCGGAAACATTTCCAATTATTTGCAGCACGATGAAAGATACCATTGGAGATATGATTTTAAACTAGTTTCTTATGCAGCCACTGTTATTTGGATATACGTCATGCTAGTTCCTATTTCATTATGGGCTTTCCTCAAGTGGTCTGTTGAAAGTCCATTCAATGATGGGGAAGTATTGAAAACTCCTGGATTATTAGAACTTATTTGTATTTATGggtattcattatttatttacattccGGTATCAATATTATGGTCTATACAGATATTGTACCTTCAGTGGATTTTGGCTTTATCGTCAGCTGCTTTGTCAGGATCCGTCTTGATGCTTACTCTGATGCCATCCTTGAGAGCATCAAAGCACAAATTATTTTTGATACTTAGTGTTATATCTTGCCATCTATTACTAGCTGCAGGGTTTATGTTGTATTTTTTTAAGGCACACGATAATAAAGTAGTTGTAGAAGTCTTGGCCCAAAATGTTACTAAAGTTGTAACAGAAGTATTAAAATCAACTAAAGCGTCATGA
- the LOC123310466 gene encoding TBC1 domain family member 19 produces the protein MDESKENSIHHMTLKICEEMKRAPFYPEFYNNLQKLVASPTVKYENFKETLLKSMKMNGLESEIKNNIYHWLKYKKREVLSPYDAFFRKAQIHWDRRIHKSLNSMSNELGISLVKIRTQTDMDELLNKWNELSNYEVNISKYRPVYAPKDFLEVLLNLKGPISNTFETIDEYWEFAQIPLRVKNLDELRNVFVELARGDQILGVNFPLNSINNYASFEMERIAMGEKVLEKNYAPVAQEYLKKGSPRCLRSKIWALILGSEVKQPQKEYFQKLKSHVLEYDLMIDKLIIKDINLTASNDDQYFVFEDVLYQVMLCFSRDGEILKDLPTQPGFMQVVIKGRQNTAENTLIFPPSGVIPFHGFTMYAAPFCYLYEDPVQLYFTFRAFYLRFWHRLHRVCGHPQGIVSLCLQFERMLQCYEPNLWHHFKKCHIHPLRIVIKWIMRAFSGHLNPEQLLTLWDIILAYDSLEIIPMLAVVILIFRKENLYKVTTLQNLEAVLADLSSIAVIPLLQIAFSKEYQ, from the exons ATGGACGAGTCTAAAGAGAATAGTATTCATCACATGACACTCAAAATCTGTGAGGAAATGAAGAGAGCCCCTTTTTACCCGGAATTCTATAATAATCTTCAG AAACTGGTGGCTTCGCCCACGGTAAAATACGAAAATTTCAAGGAAACCCTCCTGAAGTCCATGAAAATGAACGGCTTGGAATCGGAGATCAAAAACAACATTTACCACTGGCTCAAGTACAAGAAGAGGGAGGTTTTGTCACCTTACGACGCGTTTTTCAGAAAAGCACAAATTCACTGGGACCGAAGGATACACAAGTCGCTCAACTCGATGAGCAACGAGCTGGGTATCAGCCTGGTCAAAATCAGGACTCAAACCGACATGGACGAGCTGTTGAACAAGTGGAACGAGCTGAGCAACTACGAG gtgaatatttcaaaatacagaccTGTCTACGCGCCCAAAGATTTTCTAGAAGTTCTGCTGAATTTAAAAGGGCCTATTTCGAATACCTTTGAAAC AATAGACGAGTATTGGGAATTCGCTCAAATTCCGCTCAGAGTTAAAAACTTGGACGAATTG CGAAACGTGTTCGTCGAACTGGCTAGGGGTGATCAAATCTTAGGTGTAAATTTTCCGCTGAATTCCATCAACAATTACGCCTCATTCGAAATGGAAAGGATAGCGATGGGAGAAAAGGTGCTGGAGAAAAACTACGCCCCGGTGGCTCAAGAATACCTAAAGAAAGGAAGCCCGAGATGTTTGAGGTCCAAAATTTGGGCGCTGATCTTGGGTTCGGAGGTGAAGCAACCG CAAaaggaatattttcaaaaattgaagagtCACGTCTTGGAATACGACCTGATGATTGACAAACTGATAATAAAGGACATAAATTTAACCGCTTCAAACGACGATCAATACTTTGTATTCGAAGATGTTTTATACCAG GTTATGCTGTGCTTTTCTCGCGATGGTGAAATTCTCAAAGATCTCCCCACGCAACCTGGATTCATGCAGGTGGTTATAAAAGGAAGACAAAATACTGCCGAAAATACTTTGATTTTCCCTCCTAGTGGGGTGATTCCCTTTCACGGTTTTACCATGTACG CTGCTCCTTTCTGTTATCTCTACGAGGACCCCGTTCAGCTCTACTTCACATTCCGCGCTTTTTATTTGAGATTCTGGCACCGCTTGCACAGGGTGTGTGGGCATCCTCAAGGGATTGTATCTTTATGCCTGCAGTTTGAGAGGATGCTTCAGTGCTACGAACCGAATTTGTGGCATCACTTCAAGAAGTGTCATATTCATCC ATTGAGGATCGTAATCAAATGGATTATGAGAGCATTCAGTGGACATTTAAATCCTGAACAACTCCTCACTTTATGGGATATTATCTTAGCCTACGACTCCTTGGAGATTATACCAATGCTTGCCGTTGTTATATTGATCTTCCGCAAAGAAAATCTCTACAAAGTCACGACATTACAAAATTTGGAAGCTGTTCTGGCCGATCTCTCTTCAATTGCTGTGATACCATTACTTCAGATCGCATTTTCGAAAGAATATCAATGA